A DNA window from Nycticebus coucang isolate mNycCou1 chromosome 1, mNycCou1.pri, whole genome shotgun sequence contains the following coding sequences:
- the CSN3 gene encoding kappa-casein, with the protein MKNFLLVVNVLALTLPFLAAEVQNQEQPACHENNERLFHQKIVSYVPIYYMPSSYPHYEPPFYQHRPAILINRPYVPHTYYAKPAMLKPHAQVPQWQALPSIHTPTMARVPHRHASFFAIPPKKIQHKTPIPTITTVTTTATIESTPIPATDPATTSVVTAEASSASAVTNTLEAAVGAAQSVQRLPQRQPSQTHWRLLQAQSVQRLP; encoded by the exons GCTGCAGAGGTACAAAACCAGGAGCAACCAGCA tgccatgaaaacaatgaaagattaTTCCATCAGAAAATAGTTTCTTATGTCCCAATTTATTATATGCCAAGTAGCTATCCTCACTATGAACCTCCTTTCTATCAACACAGACCAGCTATACTGATTAACAGGCCGTATGTGCCTCACACTTATTATGCAAAACCAGCTATGCTTAAGCCACATGCTCAAGTTCCCCAGTGGCAAGCCCTGCCGAGTATTCACACACCCACCATGGCACGTGTCCCACATAGACATGCTTCCTTTTTTGCCATTCCACCCAAGAAAATTCAGCATAAAACACCCAtccccaccatcaccactgtcaccaCCACTGCAACTATTGAATCTACACCGATTCCTGCCACTGACCCAGCAACAACCAGCGTGGTCACTGCAGAGGCTTCCTCAGCGTCAGCCGTCACAAACACCCTGGAGGCTGCTGTAGGCGCA GCCCAGTCAGTCCAGAGGCTTCCTCAGCGTCAGCCATCACAAACACACTGGAGGCTGCTGCAGGCGCAGTCAGTCCAGAGGCTTCCTTAG